A genomic window from Silene latifolia isolate original U9 population chromosome Y, ASM4854445v1, whole genome shotgun sequence includes:
- the LOC141628260 gene encoding uncharacterized protein LOC141628260, with translation MKLEARNLIVSECVHEVGGWNLLQRVWSIDQRPQSIDRGVQKRRQCSLHFRRRFREEDLSTPDFSTIMPTIYDHSQPKVQDIPQGFSLPVPMQGTFDIRPSHISLVERNLFGGLPDEDPGKHMEIFTDYCCSISVPAGVTQDEVKETLFLYSLKDSVREWYRYLDKVAGGVPNWKSLALAFYKIYYPPVKTNALRSQITNFQQGPEEELHEAWVCFRKLVRSVPHHGFQQWYLCNQFYNVLFDDYRVILDAAANGRFQNNVESNKGWNTIEKMAVHRAEYGSSCGNSRKPSDEMSVVATLIASIIARLEKLETSKASEKKIEIPVHNSDETEKLREIIRALLVQVTKIEEAGIESARKFEKQLEILVANQIANSTSNREVPIEKLNAIHLRSGLSYDSPDKPRKDSENDEKSDLNCSAKRTLLPRQSSRSTNNISRSTRICDEKVSDQELFEPSVPSYIKFMKDILTRKKIFNDVGITAFTEECNVLSRSNVPAKLKDSGSFSIPCTIGIHEFGKALCDLGASVSVKPYSVCEKLNIGNLKVTNMTL, from the exons ATGAAGTTAGAAGCTCGGAACTTGATCGTCTCGGAATGCGTGCATGAAGTTGGAGGCTGGAATCTGCTGCAGCGTGTCTGGTCTATCGACCAGAGACCCCAGTCTATCGACCGTGGAGTTCAGAAGAGGAGACAGTGTAGCCTGCACT TTAGAAGAAGATttcgagaggaagacttgagtactcccgATTTTTCTACAATCATGCCAACAATATATGATCATTCTCAGCCAAAGGTACAAGATATTCCTCAGGGATTTAGCCTCCCTGTTCCTATGCAGGGGACTTTTGACATCCGCCCCTCTCACATCTCTTTAGTGGAGCGGAACCTGTTTGGGGGATTACCAGACGAAGATCCTGGGAAGCATATGGAGATCTTCAcggattattgttgttccatatcTGTACCGGCTGGAGTGACCCAAGATGAGGTAAAGGAGACATTATTTCTATACTCCTTGAAAGATTCAGTGCGTGagtggtaccgctaccttgataaggTAGCAGGTGGAGTTCCAAACTGGAAATCTCTAGCTTTGGCTTTCTACAAAATATATTATCCGCCTGTGAAAACCAACGCTTTGAGAAGTCAAAtcacaaatttccagcaaggacccGAAGAGGAATTACATGAAGCATGGGTCTGTTTCAGGAAACTAGTTCGATCTGTTCCTCACCACGGTTTtcagcagtggtacctttgcaaccaattttataatgtcTTGTTCGATGACTACAGAGTCATCCTTGATGCGGCTgcaaatggtaggttccaaaacaatGTGGAGTctaataaaggttggaacactattgagaaGATGGCAGTTCATAGAGCTGAATATGGGAGTTCGTGTGGAAATTCCCGAAAgccaagtgatgaaatgagtgtcGTTGCGACACTCATAGCTTCTATTATTGCCCGGCTCGAAAAGCTCGAGACTTCTAAAGCTTCCGAGAAGAAAATTGAAATTCCTGTTCATAACTCAGATGAGACCGAGAAATTGAGAGAAATAATCCgagctcttttggttcaagtcaCGAAAATAGAAGAAGCTGGGATTGAATCTGCAAGGAAATTCGAGAAGCAGTTGGAGATTTTAGTGGCTAACCAAATCGCAAATTCTACAAGCAATCGTGAGGTTCCTATCGAGAAACTTAATGCAATTCACCTCCGCAGTGGTCTCTCATATGACAGTCCTGATAAGCCAAGAAAAGACTCGGAAAATGATGAAAAGTCAGATTTAAATTGCAGTGCGAAACGAACTCTCTTGCCAAGacaaagtagtcgatcgaccaacaacatcagtcgatcgaccagaatctgTGACGAAAAAGTTTCTGACCAGGAACTATTTGAACCCAGt GTACCTTCTTACattaagtttatgaaggatatcttGACTCGTAAGAAAATTTTTAATGATGTTGGTATTACTGCTTTCACGGAGGAGTGTAATGTTCTTTCACGAAGCAACGTACCAGCTAAATTAAAAGactcgggtagtttttcaattccatgtACTATAGGTATCCATGAATTTGGGAAAGCTCTTTGTGAtctaggggccagtgtcagtgttaAGCCATATTCTGTGTGCGAAAAGTTAAATATAGGTAACCTTAAGGTGACCAATATGACCCTTTAG